From Paenibacillus sp. GP183, one genomic window encodes:
- a CDS encoding CrcB family protein codes for MTPWIWNAVLVGSGGFLGTICRYKLSSFLSHRFPSVFPYGTLTVNLLGCFCVGWIMRDHAHDSIRLWAGTGFLGAFTTFSSLKLESLSLIKGKFTGTWLLYTLLSYSLGLLLVVLGYYL; via the coding sequence ATGACCCCCTGGATATGGAATGCCGTGTTGGTTGGAAGCGGCGGATTTCTTGGCACTATTTGTCGATATAAGCTTTCGAGTTTCCTGTCTCACAGGTTCCCATCGGTTTTTCCATATGGTACACTGACAGTAAATCTGCTTGGCTGTTTTTGCGTAGGCTGGATCATGCGAGATCATGCTCACGATTCGATCAGGCTATGGGCAGGGACTGGCTTTTTGGGCGCTTTTACGACCTTTTCATCGCTAAAATTGGAAAGCCTCAGCCTGATCAAGGGGAAATTTACCGGAACATGGCTTTTGTATACGCTCCTGTCTTATTCGCTCGGCCTTCTGCTTGTTGTCTTGGGATACTATTTATAG
- a CDS encoding acetoin utilization protein AcuC, whose product MGDSTKNPVFIYDEHQVEYRFNDEHPFNQQRLVLTVDLLRKAGALPPSALRKPRPALEEELLRVHSSAYIDAVKALSLPSPAADWLSEAGRFGLDTDDTPFFPGMHGITSSIVGGSINAAELVMSGQAPHAMHLGGGLHHAMRSKGAGFCVYNDASAAIAHIQATYGAKVLYVDTDVHHGDGVQWSFYSDPQVCTVSIHETGKYLFPGTGAVSERGEGDAFGTNVNIPVEPYTEDDSWLECFGEVLTSAISRFQPDVLVSQHGCDAHAFDPLAHVHCSMRVYKAMPELIHSLAHQWCEGRWVALGGGGYDIWRVVPRAWGLLWLVMSEQALVGQLDAEPQLELPQAWLDAWQGKSPVELPRTWLDPVATWAPIPRRQEIQERNRQIKELAMMYLK is encoded by the coding sequence ATGGGAGATTCCACCAAGAATCCCGTCTTTATCTATGATGAGCATCAAGTTGAATATAGATTTAACGACGAGCATCCCTTTAATCAGCAGCGGCTTGTGCTTACCGTCGATCTGCTGCGAAAAGCGGGAGCGCTACCTCCGTCAGCGCTGCGAAAGCCGCGCCCTGCTTTGGAGGAGGAGCTGCTGCGAGTCCACTCGTCCGCCTATATCGATGCCGTGAAAGCGCTTAGCCTTCCATCACCGGCAGCGGATTGGCTCAGCGAGGCGGGACGCTTCGGGCTCGATACCGATGATACGCCCTTCTTCCCCGGGATGCACGGCATCACCTCGAGTATAGTCGGCGGCTCGATTAACGCTGCCGAGCTCGTGATGTCCGGCCAAGCCCCCCACGCCATGCACCTGGGCGGCGGGCTGCATCACGCTATGCGAAGCAAAGGCGCCGGCTTCTGCGTCTACAACGACGCCTCCGCGGCGATTGCGCATATCCAGGCGACGTACGGAGCCAAAGTGCTGTACGTGGATACGGACGTGCATCATGGGGATGGCGTCCAGTGGAGCTTTTACTCCGACCCCCAGGTATGCACGGTGTCGATTCATGAGACGGGGAAATACCTGTTCCCCGGCACTGGCGCTGTGAGCGAACGCGGTGAAGGCGACGCGTTCGGCACGAACGTGAACATCCCCGTGGAGCCCTACACCGAGGATGACTCGTGGCTGGAATGCTTCGGCGAGGTGCTGACCTCGGCGATCTCGCGCTTCCAGCCGGATGTCCTGGTCTCCCAGCATGGCTGCGACGCCCATGCCTTCGACCCGCTCGCGCATGTGCATTGCTCCATGCGCGTGTACAAGGCCATGCCCGAGCTGATCCACAGCCTTGCGCACCAATGGTGCGAAGGGCGCTGGGTTGCGCTCGGGGGCGGTGGGTACGACATCTGGCGTGTCGTGCCGCGGGCTTGGGGCCTGCTCTGGCTCGTGATGAGCGAGCAGGCTCTTGTGGGTCAGCTGGATGCAGAGCCCCAGCTTGAGCTGCCCCAGGCGTGGTTGGACGCCTGGCAGGGCAAGAGCCCGGTCGAGCTGCCGCGCACGTGGCTCGACCCGGTCGCGACCTGGGCGCCGATTCCGCGGCGCCAGGAGATCCAGGAGCGGAATCGCCAGATCAAGGAGCTGGCGATGATGTACTTGAAATAG
- a CDS encoding glucose PTS transporter subunit IIA, translating into MNWMGNLQQLGRSLMLPTIALPVAAILLRLGDLPWESVHASKFGDLLLLGGHTIFNYIPIIFAVGVALGLTEGAGIAGMSAMLGYFMFISLIQHELGEEFQLGVSGGILIGLLAAIIYHRFKEFQLPEYIQFFGGPRIVPFIMGLATLIVSYLMIGIGPYLQEWMQWLSNTILGLGGLGTFIYGIIHRLLVPFGLHHILNNFFWFQLGAYDSGNGNMVYGDLPRYFAGDPTAGIYMAGLYPIMMFALPAIAFAIIHEAREDLKPKIKTIFLTAALSSFLTGVTEPIEFAFLFVAPYLFMIHALLSGAAMWIAYELGIHHGFSYSAGAIDFVINEHLSQNGFLLIPIGIGFGLLYYFLFRYAIRRFRIPTPGREEGSQLEEWAGDIPYRSPLILQALGGKDNIKQIEACITRLRLTLANDRLMDITALRHLGAAGVIRLGGGNVQVVFGTFSELIREEIMKVLRKDIQMVLFHSPMQGRMIPIEDVPDRIFASKLVGSGVAFFPEKGELVSPVAGKIMHIYPTMHALGIVTEEGLEILLHIGIDTANLPGKCFTAVVKEGDSVEPGQLLVKFNLDKLRKLASSMATPMIITNPDRVKSWGFAPFKFVKKGQKSVMSVVLKNEYTSGGAAG; encoded by the coding sequence TTGAACTGGATGGGAAACTTACAGCAGCTCGGCCGCTCATTAATGCTGCCAACCATAGCGCTTCCGGTAGCCGCTATTTTATTGCGGTTAGGGGATCTTCCCTGGGAAAGCGTTCATGCATCCAAGTTCGGTGATCTCCTTTTACTAGGCGGACATACCATATTTAATTATATCCCGATCATTTTTGCCGTTGGCGTGGCGCTCGGCCTGACAGAAGGCGCAGGCATTGCCGGCATGTCGGCGATGCTTGGTTATTTCATGTTTATCAGCCTTATTCAGCATGAGCTGGGTGAAGAGTTTCAGCTGGGGGTCTCCGGAGGCATATTAATCGGGCTGCTCGCAGCCATCATTTATCATAGATTCAAAGAATTCCAACTTCCGGAATATATTCAATTTTTCGGCGGACCCCGTATTGTCCCCTTTATCATGGGCCTCGCAACGTTAATAGTCTCCTATCTCATGATCGGCATTGGCCCTTATTTACAAGAATGGATGCAGTGGCTTTCCAATACGATTTTAGGATTAGGCGGTTTAGGCACTTTTATTTACGGGATCATCCATCGATTGCTCGTACCCTTTGGGCTTCACCATATCCTTAATAACTTTTTTTGGTTTCAGCTTGGAGCATATGATTCTGGAAACGGTAATATGGTATACGGCGATTTGCCCCGCTATTTTGCAGGTGATCCTACTGCAGGCATCTATATGGCGGGATTATATCCGATCATGATGTTTGCCCTGCCTGCCATCGCCTTTGCGATTATTCATGAGGCGCGCGAGGATTTGAAGCCGAAAATCAAAACGATCTTTCTTACAGCTGCGCTGAGCTCCTTTTTAACGGGAGTGACCGAGCCTATTGAATTTGCCTTTTTATTTGTGGCTCCCTATTTGTTTATGATCCATGCTCTGTTATCCGGGGCAGCGATGTGGATCGCCTATGAATTGGGCATTCACCATGGCTTTTCTTATTCCGCTGGAGCGATAGATTTTGTGATCAACGAGCATCTGTCCCAGAATGGATTTTTGCTGATTCCTATTGGAATCGGATTTGGACTGCTTTATTATTTTTTATTTCGCTATGCGATTCGCCGCTTTCGGATTCCGACGCCAGGAAGGGAAGAAGGCTCTCAGTTGGAAGAATGGGCGGGAGATATTCCATATCGCTCACCGCTTATTTTGCAAGCGCTTGGAGGTAAAGACAATATCAAACAAATTGAAGCGTGCATCACCCGGCTTCGTCTAACTCTGGCCAATGATCGACTTATGGATATCACGGCACTCCGGCATTTGGGTGCAGCGGGCGTCATCCGTCTTGGGGGAGGCAACGTGCAAGTTGTGTTCGGTACATTCTCGGAGCTGATCCGAGAAGAGATTATGAAGGTTTTACGCAAGGATATCCAGATGGTATTGTTCCATTCTCCGATGCAAGGACGCATGATCCCTATTGAAGATGTGCCGGATCGGATTTTTGCATCCAAGCTGGTTGGCAGTGGAGTTGCCTTTTTTCCGGAAAAGGGTGAGCTGGTGTCACCGGTTGCGGGCAAAATCATGCACATTTATCCAACTATGCACGCGCTTGGCATCGTAACGGAGGAGGGATTGGAAATCCTGCTGCATATCGGCATTGATACGGCCAACTTGCCCGGCAAATGCTTTACGGCTGTCGTCAAAGAAGGAGACTCGGTTGAACCCGGCCAATTGCTGGTGAAATTCAACTTGGACAAATTAAGAAAACTCGCTTCCTCTATGGCGACTCCGATGATTATTACGAATCCTGACAGGGTGAAGTCCTGGGGCTTTGCTCCATTTAAATTTGTCAAAAAGGGTCAAAAATCCGTGATGTCCGTCGTCTTGAAAAATGAATATACTTCTGGGGGAGCAGCTGGATGA
- the aroA gene encoding 3-phosphoshikimate 1-carboxyvinyltransferase, whose product MKAIVKPSSRLQGEINALSSKNYTTRYLLLAALAEGTSTIYYPAHSEDSDAMRRCIRDLGAIVEEDDEKIVITGFGKHPQPVSELNVGNAGAVLRFLMSVAAFCPDVTFVNTYPQSLGKRPHHDLIDSLQQMGVEVFHQDGRLPITIKGGSPRGGKITVSGNVSSQFLSSLLFMTPLLEQDSEIEVLHDLKSKVIIGQTLEVLEQAGIKVYASEDLMRYRVPGNQKYQAKQYVVQGDYPGSAAILAAAAVTNSDVTVLRLEETSKQGEKACVDVLKAMGVQLTHHQGVVHVLGNGRLQAGDFDGDHFTDAVLAMVAAAVFAEGTSRFYNVENLRYKECDRITDFLAELRKAGADVEERQSEIIVHGRPEGVEGGAEINAHFDHRVIMALTVVGLRSRNGLIIKDAQHVAKSYPQYFEHLNALGAEVELVEE is encoded by the coding sequence GTGAAAGCCATAGTCAAACCGAGCTCCCGGCTACAAGGAGAAATTAACGCATTGTCATCCAAAAACTATACAACCCGCTATCTGCTGCTTGCCGCCCTGGCAGAAGGGACAAGCACCATTTACTATCCGGCGCACAGCGAGGACAGCGACGCTATGAGACGCTGTATTCGCGATTTGGGCGCCATTGTCGAGGAGGATGATGAGAAAATCGTTATAACCGGCTTCGGTAAGCATCCCCAGCCTGTCTCTGAGCTTAATGTCGGTAATGCGGGAGCGGTGCTTCGGTTTTTAATGTCCGTTGCGGCGTTTTGCCCGGATGTAACCTTTGTGAATACATATCCGCAATCATTAGGTAAGCGGCCGCATCATGATTTAATTGATTCTTTGCAGCAAATGGGTGTGGAGGTATTCCATCAGGACGGCCGTCTGCCGATAACTATAAAAGGGGGCTCTCCGCGGGGCGGTAAAATAACCGTTTCCGGCAATGTGAGCTCACAGTTTCTCAGCTCCCTGCTTTTCATGACACCTCTGCTCGAGCAAGACAGCGAAATCGAAGTCCTGCACGATTTGAAGTCGAAAGTCATTATCGGCCAGACTCTTGAGGTTCTCGAACAGGCAGGAATCAAGGTTTATGCGAGCGAAGACTTGATGCGCTACCGAGTTCCGGGTAATCAAAAGTATCAGGCCAAACAATATGTAGTCCAGGGGGATTACCCTGGTTCTGCGGCTATTCTCGCTGCAGCTGCGGTAACGAATTCGGATGTGACTGTGCTGCGACTTGAGGAAACCAGCAAGCAAGGCGAGAAGGCTTGCGTGGATGTATTGAAAGCAATGGGTGTTCAATTGACCCATCATCAGGGTGTTGTCCATGTACTCGGGAATGGCCGTTTGCAAGCCGGTGATTTCGATGGCGATCATTTCACCGATGCCGTGCTGGCCATGGTAGCTGCTGCTGTATTTGCGGAAGGAACTTCACGTTTTTACAATGTGGAGAATCTCCGCTATAAGGAATGTGACCGAATTACCGATTTTCTGGCGGAGCTTCGCAAAGCAGGTGCCGATGTCGAAGAGCGCCAAAGCGAAATCATCGTCCATGGACGGCCGGAGGGAGTAGAAGGCGGTGCGGAAATCAACGCTCATTTTGACCATCGGGTCATTATGGCTCTCACCGTCGTGGGTCTCCGCTCCAGGAATGGCCTTATTATAAAGGATGCCCAGCATGTAGCTAAATCTTACCCGCAATACTTTGAACATTTAAATGCTCTGGGTGCCGAAGTTGAGTTGGTAGAGGAATAA
- a CDS encoding GNAT family N-acetyltransferase, with protein sequence MQHMKLYHSYSFLPAPDRKEILIEGPVSPGSLMDLTMHSQLDAFRRPREQHEALVEIARLPEGRIILARDGPTIVGYVTFHYPDEIERWSEGHMEELVELGAIEVADDYRFMGLAKRMIQLAFQENQMENVICFTTEYYWHWDLEKSGLTVWAYRQMMEKLMKSVDMVWFATDDPEICSHPANCLMVRIGRKVPQSSVEQFDRIRFHQRFMY encoded by the coding sequence GTGCAGCATATGAAACTGTATCACTCGTACAGCTTCCTCCCAGCACCTGATCGCAAGGAGATTTTGATAGAAGGGCCAGTATCGCCCGGGAGCCTCATGGACTTGACAATGCACTCGCAGCTCGATGCCTTTCGGCGTCCTAGGGAACAGCATGAAGCCTTGGTGGAAATTGCCCGATTGCCGGAAGGGCGGATCATTTTGGCTCGGGACGGCCCAACCATTGTGGGCTATGTGACCTTCCATTATCCGGATGAGATTGAACGATGGTCTGAAGGACATATGGAAGAATTGGTCGAGCTTGGAGCTATTGAGGTTGCGGACGACTATCGTTTTATGGGCCTTGCCAAAAGGATGATTCAGCTGGCTTTTCAGGAAAATCAGATGGAGAATGTGATCTGTTTTACAACCGAGTATTATTGGCATTGGGATTTGGAAAAAAGCGGGCTTACCGTTTGGGCTTACCGCCAAATGATGGAAAAGCTGATGAAGAGCGTCGATATGGTCTGGTTTGCAACGGACGATCCGGAAATTTGTTCCCACCCCGCCAATTGTTTGATGGTCCGAATCGGAAGGAAAGTACCTCAGTCCTCCGTCGAGCAATTTGACCGCATCCGATTTCATCAACGATTTATGTACTAG
- the ccpA gene encoding catabolite control protein A codes for MTVTIYDVAREAGVSMATVSRVVNNNPNVKPQTRKKVFEAIERLGYRPNAVARGLASKKTTTVGVVIPDISNSIFAEVARGIEDIANMYHYNIILCNADKKKEKEIRVINTLLEKQVDGLLFMGGVVTDEHIQAFRTSSVPVVLCGTKDEASSIPSVDIDHERAAYDAVQVLIAQGHRDIGMISGTLEDPANGFARYQGYKKALEAANIPMRENFVRIGNYRYESGIEATKYFLELNPHPTAIFSATDEMAIGAIHTIQDSGLKVPDDISVISVDNIRMASMVRPLLTTVAQPMYDIGAVSMRLLTKLMNKEATTDNHQVVLPHEIIQRNSVAHL; via the coding sequence GTGACCGTAACCATTTATGATGTAGCACGTGAAGCCGGAGTTTCAATGGCAACCGTTTCCCGGGTAGTGAATAACAATCCGAACGTGAAGCCGCAAACCCGCAAGAAAGTATTCGAAGCGATTGAACGGCTCGGTTATCGTCCGAACGCTGTGGCTAGAGGTCTCGCCAGTAAGAAAACAACAACTGTGGGTGTAGTCATCCCGGATATTTCTAATTCAATTTTCGCCGAGGTTGCTCGCGGAATTGAAGATATCGCAAATATGTACCATTACAATATCATTCTTTGTAACGCTGACAAGAAGAAGGAAAAAGAAATCCGCGTCATTAATACACTGCTCGAAAAACAAGTGGACGGCCTGCTCTTCATGGGGGGAGTCGTGACGGATGAACATATTCAGGCTTTCCGTACATCATCCGTTCCTGTCGTACTTTGCGGGACGAAGGATGAGGCTTCAAGTATTCCTTCTGTTGATATTGACCACGAGCGCGCTGCTTATGATGCAGTTCAGGTACTCATTGCTCAGGGACACCGGGATATTGGCATGATCTCCGGCACACTGGAGGATCCGGCAAACGGTTTTGCCCGTTACCAAGGCTATAAGAAAGCATTGGAAGCTGCGAACATACCCATGCGAGAAAATTTCGTGCGAATAGGCAACTATCGTTATGAATCCGGCATAGAAGCAACCAAATATTTCCTGGAGCTTAACCCGCACCCAACCGCGATATTCTCGGCAACAGACGAAATGGCTATAGGAGCCATACATACGATTCAAGACAGCGGACTTAAGGTGCCTGATGACATCTCAGTCATCAGTGTAGACAACATCCGCATGGCCTCCATGGTAAGGCCGCTGCTTACTACGGTGGCACAACCGATGTACGACATTGGCGCCGTATCCATGAGGCTGTTAACGAAGCTGATGAACAAGGAAGCAACAACGGATAACCATCAAGTCGTGTTACCGCATGAAATTATCCAACGCAATTCGGTGGCTCATCTTTAA
- a CDS encoding CoA-binding protein: MAFENPTREQIKQILALAGNIAVVGLSDNPDRTSHMVAKAMQNRGYRIIPVNPNAEMILGEKCYPSLSDIPDPVDIVNVFRRAEQVAPIAEEAVRIKAKVFWLQLDIVNEEAAEIAKKGGLEVIMDRCIKVEDAVLNPRNK; the protein is encoded by the coding sequence ATGGCATTTGAAAATCCGACTCGCGAGCAAATTAAGCAAATTCTGGCATTGGCTGGTAACATTGCGGTTGTCGGCTTGTCTGATAATCCGGATCGAACCTCTCATATGGTAGCCAAGGCCATGCAAAATCGCGGTTACCGCATTATTCCGGTTAACCCGAATGCGGAAATGATCTTAGGTGAGAAATGCTATCCATCGCTTTCTGACATTCCTGACCCGGTGGATATTGTCAATGTGTTCCGCAGAGCGGAGCAGGTTGCTCCAATAGCGGAAGAGGCTGTCCGCATCAAAGCGAAGGTATTCTGGCTGCAGCTGGATATCGTCAATGAGGAAGCTGCCGAAATTGCCAAAAAAGGCGGGTTGGAAGTCATAATGGACCGCTGCATTAAAGTTGAAGACGCCGTATTAAATCCGCGAAACAAATAA
- the ptsP gene encoding phosphoenolpyruvate--protein phosphotransferase produces the protein MIRGIGASDGIAMGKAFMIPTWEWDFPEKMVDVTDLAYEFERLYDGIRSSKDELKLIKQEIHEVVGQEESNIFDAHLAILEDPIFMNEIQGIIERQYKAAEVAVKEVIDKFVGMFDLIDDEYMKERALDIKDVGNRLLKHLLGDMEENVPPTDYPYILVAKELTPSQLAHLDPPKVLGLVTMVGGTHSHVAIMARAMSVPLIIGLEGKLLRPIQNGDFLIIDGQEGTLYINPDEATIERYKARKNNWLEFKESLQELSNVPPITMDNKMISLHANINSFKEIDQVVRNGASGVGLFRTEYLYMDRDSLPSEDEQFEVYKHAAAKLNGLPIVIRTLDIGGDKKLDYMPMAKEDNPFLGYRAIRISLGRKDLFKTQLKAILRASVFGYVRIMYPMITTLNEVKEANAVLEEAKQELSDLGYDYDSNIEVGITIEVPAAALIADVLASEVNFLSIGTNDLVQYVLAVDRMNENIAHMYDPFHPAIIRLLKHIIDAGKRVGVPVGVCGELAGDIRALPIWLGLGFEELSISIQTLLHVKHRLLSSNYANCKKLVESILVCKTSQEIHNLLNDADQVF, from the coding sequence ATGATTAGAGGAATAGGAGCATCAGACGGTATCGCTATGGGAAAAGCCTTCATGATCCCAACTTGGGAATGGGATTTTCCGGAGAAAATGGTCGATGTGACCGACCTGGCTTATGAATTTGAAAGATTGTATGACGGCATTCGTTCTTCCAAGGACGAGCTCAAGCTGATTAAACAGGAAATTCATGAAGTGGTCGGTCAAGAAGAATCGAATATTTTCGACGCTCATCTCGCTATTTTGGAAGATCCGATATTTATGAATGAGATTCAAGGAATTATCGAGCGCCAATATAAGGCGGCTGAGGTTGCCGTTAAGGAAGTTATTGATAAATTCGTTGGCATGTTCGATCTGATTGACGATGAGTACATGAAGGAACGCGCCTTGGATATCAAGGATGTCGGCAACAGGCTGCTGAAGCATTTGCTTGGGGATATGGAGGAGAACGTGCCTCCAACGGATTATCCCTATATATTGGTCGCCAAGGAATTAACTCCGTCTCAGTTGGCACATCTGGATCCTCCAAAAGTGCTGGGGCTCGTTACGATGGTGGGGGGAACCCATTCTCATGTAGCGATCATGGCAAGGGCGATGTCGGTTCCATTAATAATCGGGTTGGAAGGCAAGCTGTTAAGACCGATTCAAAATGGCGATTTTTTAATCATTGACGGTCAAGAGGGCACGCTTTACATCAATCCGGATGAAGCCACCATTGAACGTTACAAGGCAAGAAAGAACAATTGGCTTGAATTTAAAGAGAGCTTGCAGGAGCTTTCCAATGTACCGCCGATAACGATGGACAACAAAATGATCAGTCTGCATGCGAATATCAATTCTTTTAAAGAGATCGATCAGGTTGTGCGAAATGGTGCATCAGGTGTAGGATTGTTTCGAACGGAATATTTGTATATGGACCGGGATTCACTGCCGAGCGAAGATGAACAGTTCGAGGTATATAAGCATGCGGCAGCGAAGCTGAATGGTTTACCTATCGTGATCAGGACGCTGGATATCGGCGGGGATAAAAAGCTCGATTACATGCCGATGGCGAAAGAAGACAATCCCTTTCTGGGCTATCGCGCAATTCGCATCTCGCTAGGCCGAAAAGATCTGTTTAAAACTCAGTTGAAAGCCATTTTGCGAGCCAGTGTTTTCGGCTATGTGCGAATCATGTATCCCATGATTACAACCTTGAATGAGGTTAAGGAAGCCAATGCGGTTTTGGAAGAAGCTAAGCAGGAACTGAGTGATCTTGGCTATGACTATGATTCAAACATTGAAGTGGGAATCACGATCGAAGTCCCGGCTGCTGCGTTGATTGCCGATGTGCTTGCGAGCGAGGTCAATTTTTTAAGCATAGGCACCAACGATCTTGTCCAATATGTGCTTGCCGTAGACCGCATGAATGAGAACATTGCCCATATGTATGATCCTTTTCATCCGGCCATCATTCGCCTTTTAAAACATATTATTGATGCGGGTAAAAGGGTGGGTGTTCCCGTCGGTGTATGCGGAGAGCTTGCCGGAGATATTCGTGCATTGCCGATCTGGCTCGGGCTTGGTTTTGAGGAGCTCAGCATATCCATACAAACCTTACTGCATGTAAAGCACCGTCTGTTAAGCAGTAATTATGCCAATTGCAAAAAGCTTGTAGAGTCCATCCTTGTTTGCAAGACCAGTCAAGAAATTCATAATCTACTGAACGATGCAGATCAAGTTTTCTAA
- a CDS encoding 5'-methylthioadenosine/adenosylhomocysteine nucleosidase: MPFAKIALIGAMNEEIELLIHHMEQVKESAKAGVLYREGLFHGKRVVVCKSGVGKVNAAVTTQILIDQFAVEAVIFTGVAGALDPELNIGDIVVSSECMQHDMDVTALGYPRGVIPYQEISIFAADSGLVDLATASGSKLFQGRIKQGRVLSGDQFIADRDVVSQLHTELKGACTEMEGSAVAQVCSMNQIPYVVIRSMSDKADGSAHVNFAEFTKQASENSYKIVEDMIRQL; the protein is encoded by the coding sequence ATGCCATTCGCGAAAATTGCGCTCATCGGAGCGATGAATGAGGAAATTGAGCTGTTGATCCATCATATGGAGCAGGTAAAAGAGTCCGCCAAAGCTGGTGTGCTTTATCGGGAAGGACTTTTCCATGGCAAGCGAGTAGTCGTCTGTAAATCGGGTGTTGGCAAAGTCAATGCAGCCGTAACGACGCAAATTTTGATTGATCAATTTGCCGTGGAAGCTGTTATTTTTACCGGAGTAGCAGGAGCGCTCGATCCCGAGCTGAACATCGGGGATATCGTCGTTTCCAGCGAGTGCATGCAGCATGATATGGATGTAACGGCACTAGGCTACCCGAGAGGCGTCATCCCGTACCAAGAAATATCCATATTTGCTGCGGATTCCGGACTGGTCGACTTGGCAACTGCTTCCGGCAGCAAGCTTTTTCAGGGAAGAATCAAGCAGGGCAGGGTGCTTTCCGGTGACCAGTTTATAGCTGATCGAGATGTAGTGAGTCAGCTTCATACTGAACTGAAAGGTGCATGTACGGAGATGGAAGGATCAGCGGTCGCTCAAGTTTGCTCGATGAATCAGATTCCATACGTTGTCATCCGATCGATGTCTGACAAAGCGGACGGCTCCGCGCATGTCAATTTTGCCGAATTCACGAAGCAAGCTTCCGAGAATTCGTACAAAATTGTGGAGGATATGATTCGTCAGCTTTGA
- a CDS encoding type 1 glutamine amidotransferase domain-containing protein, with product MELSGHKVLAFVDEEFEDLEMWYPVLRLRESGAIVDIAGPKAKTVYHGKYGVPISTDLAFGDARSADYTGLYVPGGWAPDKLRRYGDVLRLTREFHAAEKPIAQICHAGWVLISAKIVKGYTMTSTPGIRDDLENAGAVWVDEEVVVDRNIVSGRRPPDLPAFCKEFVRVLTSFIAR from the coding sequence ATGGAGCTGTCCGGTCATAAGGTTCTTGCTTTTGTAGATGAAGAGTTTGAGGATTTGGAAATGTGGTATCCGGTTCTTCGCTTAAGAGAATCCGGCGCCATTGTGGATATTGCCGGTCCTAAGGCAAAAACGGTCTACCATGGTAAATACGGAGTACCCATCTCAACGGATTTAGCTTTTGGCGATGCCAGGTCTGCTGATTACACAGGCCTTTATGTTCCAGGAGGATGGGCACCGGACAAACTGCGCCGTTATGGGGACGTTTTGCGATTGACCCGGGAGTTTCATGCGGCCGAGAAGCCGATTGCGCAAATATGCCATGCTGGATGGGTGCTGATCTCAGCTAAAATTGTAAAGGGCTACACCATGACTTCCACTCCGGGCATTCGTGACGACCTTGAGAATGCCGGGGCTGTCTGGGTCGATGAAGAGGTCGTTGTCGACCGTAATATTGTATCCGGACGCCGTCCGCCGGATCTGCCTGCTTTCTGTAAAGAGTTTGTTCGGGTGCTCACAAGCTTCATTGCGCGTTAA
- a CDS encoding C39 family peptidase, protein MTVIWQGLKVTFGFFLIAGLLFASGVFTMLLYAKFIGQDNKILANDHIMPLIGAMETPVPATSPPPSKKMPASAKLDAPLVLQNPELPAGCEVTSLTMLLQFAGLSKNKMELAAEMPRDDTKIVLNEDGTPKYWGDPNVGFVGDVFRKGRGFGIYHAGLFPLLKTYIPKAIDLTNKSFVNYEQQIADGIPVMVWTTIDFSVPTSWVKWDTASGPIQTTFAEHVVLLVGYDENSVFINDPRSGGKGFSVDKAKFMDSWIAMGKQGLSYTQ, encoded by the coding sequence ATGACGGTTATATGGCAAGGCTTAAAGGTGACATTTGGATTTTTTCTGATAGCTGGATTGCTCTTTGCCAGCGGCGTATTTACAATGCTTTTATATGCCAAATTTATCGGTCAGGATAACAAAATTCTTGCAAATGATCACATCATGCCATTAATTGGAGCTATGGAAACACCTGTACCTGCAACTTCTCCACCCCCATCAAAAAAAATGCCGGCATCGGCCAAGCTGGATGCTCCTTTGGTGCTGCAAAACCCCGAGCTTCCTGCAGGTTGTGAAGTGACCAGTTTAACGATGCTACTTCAATTCGCGGGATTATCCAAAAACAAAATGGAGCTGGCCGCCGAAATGCCAAGAGACGATACTAAAATCGTTTTGAATGAGGATGGGACTCCAAAATATTGGGGCGATCCGAATGTTGGATTTGTCGGCGATGTTTTCAGAAAGGGAAGAGGATTTGGCATTTATCATGCTGGACTGTTTCCCTTACTGAAAACATATATTCCAAAAGCAATCGATCTAACCAATAAGTCCTTTGTGAATTATGAACAACAAATTGCAGACGGTATTCCGGTTATGGTATGGACGACCATTGACTTTTCCGTACCAACCAGTTGGGTGAAGTGGGATACGGCCAGCGGCCCGATTCAGACAACCTTCGCCGAGCACGTTGTGCTGCTGGTGGGCTACGATGAAAACTCCGTGTTCATCAATGATCCAAGAAGCGGTGGAAAAGGATTTTCCGTGGACAAGGCGAAATTCATGGATAGCTGGATTGCAATGGGCAAACAAGGGTTAAGCTATACTCAATAA